One part of the Lotus japonicus ecotype B-129 chromosome 2, LjGifu_v1.2 genome encodes these proteins:
- the LOC130735615 gene encoding cyclin-dependent protein kinase inhibitor SMR6-like: MGFSKKAQAETGLESEAKKWVIAGISVRSLKPINTKQRGKENDCVEEEEEEAGRSTTPTAKEARIPEKLRCPPAPRKRRPSRCNNFSGVREFFTPPDLETVFKCHV; encoded by the coding sequence ATGGGGTTTTCGAAGAAGGCGCAAGCAGAGACTGGTTTGGAATCTGAAGCCAAGAAATGGGTAATTGCTGGAATTTCAGTTCGGTCTCTGAAGCCGATAAACACCAAGCAGAGGGGGAAAGAGAATGACTGCgttgaagaggaggaggaggaggcaggGCGTTCGACGACGCCGACGGCGAAGGAGGCTAGGATACCGGAGAAGCTGCGGTGCCCTCCAGCGCCGAGGAAGAGACGACCTTCGAGGTGCAACAATTTCAGTGGTGTGAGGGAGTTCTTCACTCCTCCAGATTTGGAAACTGTGTTCAAGTGCCATGTATGA
- the LOC130735612 gene encoding F-box/kelch-repeat protein At3g23880-like encodes MMRNSSSNGLVNMNKRTLNLPEELIIQILLRLPVKSIVRFKCVCKSWLSLISDPHFAESNFKLAATTPTHKLLFIANSAPGTRSVDLDHDALSLNSSASTTVKLNFLQLPPSSYSSLGIVGSCRGFLLLHCNANIFLWNPSTGVHNQIPCSPIASNVHAYLYGFGYDPSQDDYLVVLASYERNTADLLKHLEFFSLRANVWKEIKDTHYMNAGFYWNGCDPRVGSLLNNAIHWVAFHHDTVVNHIIAFDLIERRVSEIPLPDDFEQEAINYELWVFRGLLSLWVHHEEDDTVNIWVMERYKVQSSWVITLVVSFSEIPTQYFSPICSTKSGDIVGTDGDKGLVKYNDKGQLLEHHSYDEYPYVSLTMYTESLLSLPVIGGRELAS; translated from the coding sequence ATGATGAGAAACAGTAGCAGCAATGGACTAGTAAACATGAATAAAAGGACCCTCAATCTGCCTGAGGAATTGATAATTCAGATATTGTTGAGGCTGCCAGTAAAGTCCATTGTGCGTTTCAAATGCGTTTGTAAGTCATGGCTTTCACTCATCTCTGATCCCCACTTTGCAGAATCAAATTTTAAACTTGCTGCCACCACACCCACCCACAAGCTTTTGTTCATAGCAAATTCTGCTCCAGGAACTCGATCTGTAGACTTAGATCATGATGCACTGTCTCTTAATTCTTCTGCTTCCACTACAGTAAAACTTAATTTTCTGCAGCTTCCTCCATCATCTTATTCTAGTCTTGGCATTGTTGGTTCGTGTAGAGGGTTTCTGCTTCTGCATTGTAACGCAaatatatttctttggaatccatccACCGGTGTTCACAATCAAATACCTTGTTCACCTATTGCATCCAATGTGCATGCCTACCTATATGGTTTTGGGTATGACCCATCACAAGATGACTATTTGGTTGTTCTAGCATCCTATGAAAGAAACACAGCTGATTTGTTAAAACATTTGGAGTTTTTCTCATTGAGAGCTAATGTATGGAAAGAAATCAAGGATACCCATTATATGAATGCCGGTTTTTATTGGAACGGATGTGATCCTAGAGTTGGGTCGCTCTTGAATAATGCTATTCATTGGGTGGCTTTTCATCATGATACAGTGGTGAATCATATTATTGCATTTGATTTAATTGAAAGGAGAGTTTCTGAGATACCACTGCCAGATGATTTTGAGCAGGAAGCAATAAATTATGAATTGTGGGTATTTAGAGGGCTTCTAAGTCTGTGGGTTCATCATGAAGAGGATGATACAGTTAATATATGGGTGATGGAGAGGTACAAAGTGCAGTCATCTTGGGTTATTACTCTTGTTGTATCTTTTAGTGAAATTCCCACTCAATACTTTTCCCCAATATGCTCTACAAAAAGTGGTGACATTGTTGGAACAGATGGTGATAAAGGACTGGTGAAGTATAATGACAAAGGACAGCTACTAGAGCATCACTCTTATGATGAATATCCTTATGTTTCCCTGACCATGTATACAGAGTCTCTGCTTTCACTCCCTGTTATTGGTGGTAGAGAACTAGCAAGCTGA
- the LOC130735613 gene encoding F-box/kelch-repeat protein At3g06240-like produces MKRNSSSRGLVNMKKKTLNLPEELIIQILLRLPVKSLVRFKCVCKSWLSLISDPHFAESNFKLAATTPTHRLLFIANSAPETQSIDLDHDAMSLNSSASTTIKLNFLQLPPSSYFSLSIVGSCRGFLLLNCNTNLFLWNPSTGVHNQILCSPIASNVNAFLYGFGYDPSQDDYLVALASYERNTTDFLTHLEFFSLRANTWKEIEDTHLPYMNAGFYWNGGGGDPKVGSLLNNSIHWVAFHHDTLVDLIVAFDLIEKRVSEIPLPDDFEHEPIDYDLWVFRGLLSLWVHPEEDDTVNIWVMERYKVQSSWVITLVVSFGEIPTQYFSPICSTKNGDIVGTDGDKGLVKYNDKGQLLEHHSYDEYPYVSLVMYTESLLSLPVVGD; encoded by the coding sequence ATGAAGAGAAACAGTAGCAGCAGAGGACTAGTAAACATGAAGAAAAAGACCCTCAATCTGCCTGAAGAATTGATAATTCAGATCCTGTTGAGGCTGCCAGTAAAGTCCCTTGTGCGCTTCAAGTGCGTGTGTAAGTCATGGCTTTCACTAATCTCTGATCCCCACTTTGCAGAATCAAATTTTAAACTTGCTGCCACCACACCCACCCACAGGCTCTTGTTCATAGCAAATTCTGCTCCGGAAACTCAATCTATAGACTTAGATCATGATGCAATGTCTCTTAATTCTTCTGCTTCCACTACGATAAAACTTAATTTTCTGCAGCTTCCTCCATCATCTTATTTTAGTCTTAGCATTGTTGGTTCGTGTAGAGGGTTTCTGCTTCTGAATTGTAACACAAAtctatttctttggaatccatccACCGGTGTTCACAATCAAATACTTTGTTCACCTATTGCATCCAATGTGAATGCCTTCCTATATGGTTTTGGGTATGACCCGTCACAAGATGACTATTTGGTTGCTCTAGCATCATATGAAAGAAATACAACTGATTTTTTGACCCATTTGGAGTTTTTCTCATTGAGAGCTAATACATGGAAAGAAATTGAGGATACTCATTTGCCTTATATGAATGCTGGTTTTTATTggaacggtggtggtggtgatcctAAAGTAGGGTCGCTCTTGAATAATTCTATTCATTGGGTGGCTTTTCATCATGATACATTGGTGGATCTTATTGTTGCATTTGATTTAATTGAAAAGAGAGTTTCTGAGATACCTCTGCCAGATGATTTTGAGCATGAACCAATAGATTATGATTTGTGGGTATTTAGAGGGCTTCTAAGTCTGTGGGTTCATCCGGAAGAGGACGATACAGTTAATATATGGGTGATGGAGAGGTACAAAGTTCAGTCATCTTGGGTTATTACTCTTGTTGTATCTTTTGGTGAAATTCCCACTCAATACTTTTCCCCAATATGCTCTACGAAAAATGGTGACATTGTTGGAACAGATGGTGATAAAGGACTGGTGAAGTATAATGACAAAGGACAGCTACTAGAGCATCACTCTTATGATGAATATCCTTATGTTTCCCTAGTCATGTATACAGAGTCTCTGCTTTCACTCCCTGTTGTTGGTGATTGA
- the LOC130735614 gene encoding putative germin-like protein 2-1, with protein MKAGFLILAALLALTSSSSAFDPSPLQDFCVAINDTKSGVFVNGKFCKDPTRATPNDFFFSVKEGNTSNPLGSKVTPVAVTEIPGLNTLGISLARVDFAPKGLNPPHFHPRGTEILIVLEGTLYVGFVTSNPENRLITKVLNKGDVFVFPIGLIHFQLNVGYGNAAAIAGLSSQNPGVTTIANAVFGSDPSISSQVLTKAFQVDKNVVDYLQKQFWWDNN; from the exons ATGAAGGCTGGTTTCTTGATCCTTGCTGCCTTATTGGCTTTaacatcttcttcctctgcctTTGATCCTAGCCCTCTGCAGGACTTTTGTGTGGCTATCAATGACACCAAAAGCGGTG TGTTTGTGAATGGAAAGTTTTGCAAGGATCCAACACGTGCTACTCCAAATGATTTTTTCTTCTCAGTGAAAGAGGGAAACACATCCAATCCACTTGGTTCCAAAGTGACTCCTGTTGCTGTCACTGAGATACCTGGACTTAACACTCTTGGCATCTCCCTTGCTCGCGTTGATTTTGCACCTAAAGGCTTAAATCCTCCACACTTTCACCCTAGAGGCACTGAGATCCTAATAGTGTTGGAGGGCACTCTGTATGTTGGTTTTGTCACATCCAACCCAGAAAACCGTCTCATCACAAAAGTGCTCAATAAAGGAGATGTGTTTGTGTTCCCAATTGGTCTCATTCACTTCCAATTGAATGTTGGTTATGGAAATGCTGCTGCTATTGCTGGACTTAGCAGCCAGAACCCCGGAGTTACAACAATTGCTAATGCTGTGTTTGGCTCTGATCCAAGCATCTCTTCACAAGTTCTCACCAAGGCTTTTCAAGTAGACAAGAATGTAGTGGATTATCTTCAAAAGCAATTCTGGTGGGATAACaattag
- the LOC130739200 gene encoding F-box/kelch-repeat protein At3g06240-like has translation MKRNSSSRGLVNMKKKTLNLPEELIIQILLRLPVKSLVRFKCVCKSWLSLISDPHFAESNFKLAATTPTHRLLFIANSAPETRSIDLDHDAMSLNSSASSTAKLNFLQLPPSSYFSLSIVGSCRGFLLLNCNTNLFLWNPSTGVHNQILCSPIASNVNAFLYGFGYDPSQDDYLVALASYERNTTDFLTHLEFFSLRANTWKEIEDTHLPYMNAGFYWNGGGGDPKVGSLLNNSIHWVAFHHDTLVDLIVAFDLIEKRVSEIPLPDDFEHEPIDYDLWVFGGLLSLCVHQEDDDTINIWVMERYKVQSSWVITLVVSFSEIPTQYFSPICSTKNGDIVGTDGDKGLVKYNDKGQLLEHHSYDEYPYVSLVMYTESLLSLPVVGD, from the coding sequence ATGAAGAGAAACAGTAGCAGCAGAGGACTAGTAAACATGAAGAAAAAGACCCTCAATCTGCCTGAAGAATTGATAATTCAGATCCTGTTGAGGCTGCCAGTAAAGTCCCTTGTGCGCTTCAAGTGCGTGTGTAAGTCATGGCTTTCACTAATCTCTGATCCCCACTTTGCAGAATCAAATTTTAAACTTGCTGCCACCACACCCACCCACAGGCTCTTGTTCATAGCAAATTCTGCTCCGGAAACTCGATCTATAGACTTAGATCATGATGCAATGTCTCTTAATTCTTCTGCTTCCAGTACGGCAAAACTTAATTTTCTGCAGCTTCCTCCATCATCTTATTTTAGTCTTAGCATTGTTGGTTCGTGTAGAGGGTTTCTGCTTCTGAATTGTAACACAAAtctatttctttggaatccatccACCGGTGTTCACAATCAAATACTTTGTTCACCTATTGCATCCAATGTGAATGCCTTCCTATATGGTTTTGGGTATGACCCGTCACAAGATGACTATTTGGTTGCTCTAGCATCATATGAAAGAAATACAACTGATTTTTTGACCCATTTGGAGTTTTTCTCATTGAGAGCTAATACATGGAAAGAAATTGAGGATACTCATTTGCCTTATATGAATGCTGGTTTTTATTggaacggtggtggtggtgatcctAAAGTAGGGTCGCTCTTGAATAATTCTATTCATTGGGTGGCTTTTCATCATGATACATTGGTGGATCTTATTGTTGCATTTGATTTAATTGAAAAGAGAGTTTCTGAGATACCTCTGCCAGATGATTTTGAGCATGAACCAATAGATTATGATTTGTGGGTATTTGGAGGGCTTCTAAGTTTGTGTGTTCATCAGGAAGACGATGATACAATTAATATATGGGTGATGGAGAGGTACAAAGTTCAGTCATCTTGGGTTATTACTCTTGTTGTATCTTTTAGTGAAATTCCCACTCAATACTTTTCCCCAATATGCTCTACAAAAAATGGTGACATTGTTGGAACAGATGGTGATAAAGGACTGGTGAAGTATAATGACAAAGGACAGCTACTAGAGCATCACTCTTATGATGAATATCCTTATGTTTCCCTAGTCATGTATACAGAGTCTCTGCTTTCACTCCCTGTTGTTGGTGATTAA
- the LOC130736963 gene encoding uncharacterized protein LOC130736963, with translation MAIDDLATLYASKESWTIIAKGCKIHTSVQLVSKNEKDGEKQKRITIQLDQDGVRVECAFFGKYVAEVVGYLASRDATNAVVVVQWAKIKPFKGKTSLQNVYGATRVLFNPLTQEAAPFRARPLQDSAKKSTPEDDFLKHSDGKTIEQLKDLAEKSYCVVLGTVKNIAEGMGWCYPACKCSKKEATALLGKFCAYLLETTGSDPLTIPTEILNLIDRTFLLKIEVANSFHSKFEKSYRVKKLCADQKIINQFRAAMTFLPVISLP, from the exons ATGGCAATTGACGATCTCGCCACCCTCTATGCCTCAAAGGAGAGCTGGACTATTATTGCAAAG GGTTGTAAGATTCACACTTCG GTGCAACTGGTGAGCAAGAATGAGAAGGATGGGGAAAAACAGAAGAGAATTACTATTCAACTTGACCAAGATGG GGTTCGGGTTGAATGCGCCTTTTTTGGCAAGTATGTTGCTGAAGTCGTAGGTTATCTTGCATCGAGAGATGCAACAAATGCTGTTGTGGTTGTGCAATGGGCAAAGATCAAGCCCTTTAAAG gTAAGACAAGTCTCCAAAATGTTTATGGGGCTACAAGGGTTCTTTTTAATCCTCTCACACAAGAAGCTGCCCCTTTCCGAGCTCG CCCGTTGCAGGACTCGGCAAAAAAATCCACCCCTGAAGATGATTTCCTAAAACATAGTGATGGAAAAACCATTGAGCAACTCAAAGATCTTGCTGAG AAGTCCTATTGTGTTGTTCTTGGTACTGTTAAGAATATTGCAGAGGGTATGGGTTGGTGTTACCCTGCGTGCAAATGTAGCAAGAAG GAGGCTACTGCGCTTCTAGGCAAATTCTGTGCATATCTGCTTGAAACTACT GGTTCTGATCCTTTAACAATTCCCACGgaaattctgaatttgattgacAGAACCTTTTTACTCAAGATTGAAGTCGCAAATAGTTTCCATTCTAAGTTTGAGAAATCATACCGTGTCAAAAAACTTTGTGCTgatcaaaaaattattaatcaatTCAGAGCGGCAATGACCTTCCTGCCTGTAATTAGTTTACCTTAA
- the LOC130735611 gene encoding putative germin-like protein 2-1, whose product MKAGFLILAALLALTSSSSAFDPSPLQDFCVAINDSKSGVFVNGMFCKDPTRATPNDFFFSVKEGNTSNPLGSKVTPVAVTEIPGLNTLGISLARIDFARKGLNPPHFHPRGTEILIVLEGTLYVGFVTSNPENRLITKVLNKGDVFVFPIGLIHFQLNVGYGNAAAIAGLSSQNPGVTTIANAVFGSDPSISSQVLTKAFQVDKNVVDYLQKQFWWDNN is encoded by the exons ATGAAGGCTGGTTTCTTGATCCTTGCTGCCTTATTGGCTTTaacatcttcttcctctgcctTTGATCCTAGCCCTCTGCAGGACTTTTGTGTGGCTATCAATGACTCCAAAAGCGGTG TGTTTGTGAATGGAATGTTTTGCAAGGATCCAACACGTGCTACTCCAAATGATTTTTTCTTCTCAGTGAAAGAGGGAAACACATCCAATCCACTTGGTTCCAAAGTGACTCCTGTTGCTGTCACTGAGATACCTGGACTAAACACTCTTGGCATCTCCCTTGCTCGCATTGATTTTGCACGTAAAGGCTTAAATCCTCCACACTTTCACCCTAGAGGCACTGAGATCCTAATAGTGTTGGAAGGCACTCTGTATGTTGGTTTTGTCACATCCAACCCAGAAAACCGTCTCATCACAAAAGTGCTTAATAAAGGAGATGTGTTTGTGTTCCCAATTGGTCTCATTCACTTCCAATTAAATGTTGGTTATGGAAATGCTGCTGCTATTGCTGGACTTAGCAGCCAGAACCCAGGAGTTACAACAATTGCTAATGCTGTGTTTGGCTCTGATCCAAGCATCTCTTCACAAGTTCTCACCAAGGCTTTCCAAGTAGACAAGAATGTAGTGGATTATCTTCAAAAGCAATTCTGGTGGGATAACAATTAG